From the Tenacibaculum dicentrarchi genome, the window AAAATTAGGTATGAAACCGATAAAAAAGAGAAAGAGAATACATTTTTAAAAACAGAAAATAAAAGTAAACAACTAGAAATAGTATATCATAAACAACAACGAACTATTGGTAGGTTAGTTGCCGCAACTGGTTTATTATTATTTATTAGTAGTGTTTTGTTCTATTTTTATCGAAAAAGAAAATTGTTGTATCAAGCGCAATTAGAAATAATAACAGCTAGAGAAGATGAACGACAACAAATTGCAAAATCATTACATGATGAAGTTGCGGGTGATTTAAGTTTATTACATCAAAAATTAAAAAAATCTAACTTATTAGAAGAAGCTAAAAAACTAAATGCAGTTAAAGAAAATGTTCGAAATCTATCGCATCAATTAAGTAGTATTAGCTTTAATAAAGTTTCTTTTAAAGATCAAATAATTAATTTAGTAAGTGATTATTTTGAAATTAATTTTAGAATAAGTGTTACAGGTTTAAAGGAACATAATTGGCAAGAATTAAATAACGCTATTAACAGATTATTGTATTTAAGTGTACGGGAAACTATTCAAAATTGTAAAAAATATGCAAAAGCTAGTAAAGTAATAATAACATTTGCAATATATAAAAATCATGTATTTTTACAAATTAAAGATAATGGCATTGGTTTTGATGCCAATATCAATAAAAAAGGAATTGGTTTACAAAATCTACAAGAACGTATTGAAGAGTTAAACGGAACTCTACAGATAAAAAGTGAAGTAGGTACTGGAACCTTAACTAGTATTCAAATACCCCTAAATGCTTGGACCAACAAAAATACTCTTAGTTGATGATCATCAATTAATACTCGAAGGAATACTCTCCTGCCTAAAAAATATTGATAATTTAGTTATAGAAACAACTAATTGTTGTGATGAAGCTTTTTCTAAAATAAAAACAGCAATTCATAGCAAGCCTTTTGATATTGTTTTTACTGATTTAAGTTTTGAAGATACAAAAGGATGTACTGTATTAGATGGTGGAGAAGCTTTAATAAAAGCTATTCAAAAAGAAAACATACCTATTAAAACAGGTGTTATTACAGGGCATTTTGAAACCAATCGGGTTTTTAATGTTATTAGTAACTTAAGCCCTAATGCTTATATTTTAAAAGGAAGCTGTAATACAGATGAATTAACATTTGCTATAAAAAAAATGCTAAAAGATGAGCTATATTATACGCATGAAATACATCAAAAATTGTTAAAAAGAGCTTTAATTGAAATTCAAATGGATGATGTTGCTATTCAAATATTAAAAGAATTACCAAAACATGCTAAAATTACAAATTTAGAAGGATTTATAAAAAAAACAGATGGATCTTTAGTTAAAACAAGGTCTATAGAAGCTAAGTTAGCAAAACTTCGAGGAGATTTACAAGCATGTAATAATACTGATTTAGTATTAAAAGCAAAAGAATTAGGTGTTTTAGATTAGAATATTGCGGTAATCTGCATTTTTTATTGCGGTAATCCCTTTTTAAAGTTAATAAACTGCTTGTATATTTGCAGTACAATTCAATATTATTTGGGGAAATATTTTGAAAAAGAAAAAAGTTAAAAAACCTTTCAGTTTACTCTGAAAGGTTTTTTTGCCAATAATGTTACTATTTACTATAAAAAATGAAGCTTCTTATTAAAATTTACCTTTTTTTTTAATAGCCAAACTTTAAATTGTAGATTGCTATTTAATTATATAAATTTTAAATGGCTAAATATATTGTCGCCCTAGATCAAGGAACTACTAGTTCTCGTTCGGTAATTATTAATGAACACGGGGCTATTGTTGGAATGAATCAGCAAGATTTTGAACAAATTTTTCCAGAATCGGGTTGGGTAGAA encodes:
- a CDS encoding response regulator, with amino-acid sequence MLGPTKILLVDDHQLILEGILSCLKNIDNLVIETTNCCDEAFSKIKTAIHSKPFDIVFTDLSFEDTKGCTVLDGGEALIKAIQKENIPIKTGVITGHFETNRVFNVISNLSPNAYILKGSCNTDELTFAIKKMLKDELYYTHEIHQKLLKRALIEIQMDDVAIQILKELPKHAKITNLEGFIKKTDGSLVKTRSIEAKLAKLRGDLQACNNTDLVLKAKELGVLD